A single Streptomyces sp. 2114.4 DNA region contains:
- a CDS encoding ketosynthase chain-length factor: protein MSSPKTRRSVVTGIGVIAPNGVSTETFWKATVEGISVLDRVTREGCEHLPLKVAGEVRGFDPADLIEERYLVQTDRFTHFAMAAANLALDDARLGRADYNDSPFAVGVVTAAGSGGGEFGQRELQRLWGQGSRHVGPYQSIAWFYAASTGQISIRGGFKGPCGVVASDEAGGLDALAHAGRTIRRGTDAVVVGAAEAPLAPYSVVCQLGYDDLSKLDDPARAYRPFTSGACGFVPAEGGAMLIVEEEAAAVSRGASVRAVLAGHAATFTGASLWEESRDGLAHAIRGALADARCAPEEIDVVFADALGVPAADRAEALAIADALGRHASQVPVTAPKTGTGRAYCGAPVLDTAAAVLSMEQGVVPPTPNVVDVCHDLDVVTGRARPAELRTALVLSRGLMGSNAAMVLRKGSPSPS, encoded by the coding sequence ATGAGCTCCCCGAAAACACGTCGTTCCGTCGTCACCGGCATCGGTGTCATCGCCCCCAACGGGGTGAGCACCGAGACCTTCTGGAAGGCGACGGTCGAGGGCATCAGCGTCCTCGACCGCGTCACCCGTGAGGGGTGCGAGCATCTTCCGCTCAAGGTCGCCGGCGAGGTCCGCGGGTTCGATCCGGCGGATCTGATCGAGGAGCGCTACCTCGTCCAGACCGACCGGTTCACCCACTTCGCCATGGCGGCGGCCAACCTCGCGCTGGACGACGCCCGGCTCGGCCGTGCCGACTACAACGACTCACCGTTCGCGGTGGGCGTCGTCACGGCCGCCGGATCCGGAGGCGGCGAGTTCGGCCAGCGGGAACTGCAACGGCTCTGGGGCCAGGGCTCCCGCCACGTCGGCCCGTACCAGTCGATCGCCTGGTTCTACGCGGCGAGCACCGGACAGATCTCCATCCGCGGCGGCTTCAAGGGGCCCTGCGGAGTCGTGGCCAGCGACGAGGCGGGCGGTCTGGACGCCCTGGCGCACGCCGGCCGCACCATCCGGCGCGGCACCGATGCCGTCGTCGTGGGTGCCGCCGAGGCACCTCTGGCCCCCTACTCGGTCGTCTGCCAGCTCGGCTACGACGATCTGAGCAAGCTCGACGATCCGGCCCGCGCCTACCGCCCGTTCACCAGCGGTGCCTGCGGTTTCGTCCCCGCCGAGGGCGGCGCGATGCTGATCGTCGAGGAAGAGGCGGCGGCCGTGAGCCGTGGGGCGAGCGTCCGGGCCGTACTGGCCGGGCACGCCGCGACCTTCACCGGAGCCTCCCTGTGGGAGGAGTCCCGGGACGGGCTCGCGCATGCGATCCGTGGCGCACTGGCGGATGCGCGGTGCGCCCCGGAGGAGATCGATGTGGTGTTCGCGGACGCGCTCGGCGTCCCCGCGGCCGACCGGGCCGAGGCGCTGGCGATCGCGGACGCCCTGGGCCGGCACGCCTCGCAGGTCCCGGTGACCGCACCCAAGACCGGCACCGGGCGGGCGTACTGCGGCGCCCCCGTTCTGGACACCGCGGCCGCGGTGCTCTCCATGGAACAGGGCGTCGTGCCGCCCACCCCCAACGTCGTCGACGTCTGCCACGACCTTGACGTGGTGACCGGCCGGGCCCGTCCCGCCGAGTTGCGGACGGCGCTGGTGCTGAGCCGGGGGCTGATGGGCTCGAACGCGGCAATGGTGCTGCGGAAGGGCTCCCCGTCCCCCTCGTGA
- a CDS encoding beta-ketoacyl synthase, with the protein MTRRVAVTGVGIVAPGGVGVPAFWDLLSAGRTATRGITLFDPEGFRSRIAAECDFDPAAHGLSEEEVARSDRYVQFAMVAADEALRSAGLDTEREDPWRIGVSLGTAVGGTTRLEHDYVAVSNHGARWDVDHRPAGRYLERAFSPSSLASAVAERIGAHGPVQTVSTGCTSGLDAIGYAFHSIEEGRVDVCIAGASDSPISPITVACFDAIKATSANNDDPAHASKPFDAHRDGFVMGEGGAVLVLEELEHARARGATIHCEIRGYATFGNAYHMTGLTQEGLEMAEAINRALGDARIDATQVDYVNAHGSGTQQNDRHETAAVKRSLGAHARNIPMSSIKSMVGHSLGAIGAIEIVACVLALTHQVVPPTANYETPDPECDLDYVPRTARELPLRSVLSVGSGFGGFQSAVVLTRQGGRAS; encoded by the coding sequence ATGACCCGCCGTGTGGCGGTCACCGGCGTCGGGATCGTCGCTCCGGGCGGTGTGGGTGTGCCCGCCTTCTGGGACCTGCTGTCCGCAGGCCGCACGGCGACCCGTGGCATCACCCTCTTCGACCCGGAGGGGTTCCGCTCGCGTATCGCCGCCGAGTGCGACTTCGATCCCGCGGCCCACGGGCTGAGCGAGGAGGAGGTGGCCCGCTCCGACCGGTACGTCCAGTTCGCGATGGTCGCCGCGGACGAGGCGCTGCGCAGCGCCGGCCTGGACACGGAGAGAGAGGACCCCTGGCGTATCGGGGTGTCCCTGGGCACCGCGGTCGGCGGTACCACGCGCCTGGAGCACGACTATGTCGCCGTCAGCAACCACGGTGCACGGTGGGATGTCGACCACCGGCCGGCCGGCCGCTATCTGGAGCGGGCGTTCTCTCCCAGTTCGCTCGCCTCCGCAGTGGCGGAGCGGATCGGGGCCCACGGCCCGGTGCAGACCGTCTCGACGGGCTGCACCTCCGGTCTCGACGCCATCGGGTACGCCTTCCACTCGATCGAGGAGGGCCGGGTCGATGTGTGCATCGCCGGCGCGTCCGACTCACCGATCTCCCCGATCACCGTGGCCTGCTTCGACGCGATCAAGGCGACCTCCGCGAACAACGACGATCCCGCCCACGCCTCCAAGCCGTTCGACGCCCACCGCGACGGATTCGTGATGGGGGAGGGCGGCGCCGTCCTCGTCCTGGAGGAGCTGGAACACGCCCGCGCCCGCGGTGCGACGATCCACTGTGAGATCCGTGGCTACGCCACCTTCGGCAACGCGTACCACATGACCGGTCTCACCCAGGAAGGCCTGGAAATGGCCGAGGCGATCAACCGGGCCCTGGGCGACGCCCGGATCGACGCCACCCAGGTCGACTACGTCAACGCGCACGGTTCGGGCACCCAGCAGAACGACCGGCACGAGACGGCCGCGGTCAAGCGTTCGCTCGGCGCACACGCCCGCAACATCCCGATGAGTTCCATCAAATCCATGGTCGGCCACTCGCTCGGGGCCATCGGTGCGATCGAGATCGTGGCCTGCGTGCTGGCACTCACCCATCAAGTGGTGCCGCCCACGGCCAACTACGAGACTCCGGACCCGGAGTGCGATCTCGACTATGTGCCCAGGACCGCACGGGAGCTGCCGCTGCGTTCGGTGCTCTCGGTCGGCAGCGGCTTCGGTGGATTCCAGTCAGCGGTGGTACTGACCCGACAGGGTGGGAGGGCATCATGA